The Colletotrichum higginsianum IMI 349063 chromosome 2, whole genome shotgun sequence genome has a segment encoding these proteins:
- a CDS encoding ABC transporter — MAGVEKPPLPMRLDNSTSPKANLTCNEYDAFSCFLLDETLCYYPLVLLLVFIVSAATYSIVTAPKEEDEASADAQGPGGKRLPVSKKKKRRGENDPERKRFGAILSPTSRTWLTWISAAVFLTFVSNAIAHFSYVMKELEGAVQGAKDSRSMIVYLIASPNLYLYLLTTLIEWHEAPTIAHFVTWSLALIGELIICICTILEVTNPKAPKTSRVESPQPHISKWAVADIILGAVRIVLMMLLVGIYVAAWFRKPQQMEDKFEEQHSSQRAEETTPLLNGHRMSYSSQNGRSVRTSRNGSTVGNTNGAAEGTAVAKDCKEPGFYRPDKAPHKSWWEYVRSYQVFFEYQWPKGSPHLQLLFAICVVLLLTQRAVNVLVPLVVGWLTRELTLQQAPWAALALLIFLRLLQGTGMLLDAFRAILWVPISQNSYRALTSAAFEHVHSLSLDFHLGKRTGEVLSALNKGASINSFLEQATFSVLPMIIDLVFAVCFFCYFFDATYGAIVSCLTFWYLFLTIRMAQTRADQRRTMSNADREEEAVKNDSITSYETVKYFNAEEWEFKRYRNAIQAYQDAEKQVTWGANRMNVIQAFVFMVGFSVVMIFGAYQVTRGDMDVGRFLTLMTLLNQLQTPLNIFGSFYRTIQQAMISGERLLELFKVRPTVVDASGARPLSECHGNIRWNKVAFNYDPKNKALKDLDFECKPGTTTAFVGESGGGKSTVFRLMFRYYNTSSGSIEIDGQDVKDLTIDSVRRFIGVVPQDTTMFNDTLMYNLRYANQAATDEEVFEACRAASIHDRIMSFPDQYNTKVGERGLKLSGGERQRVAIARTILKNPKIIMLDEATSALDAHTEQQIQDRLGHLGQGRTLLIIAHRLSTITHADQIIVLNNGTIAEKGTHDQLVAANGRYASMWERQVQAERAAEKARAASRKAQKLLRKANIVSKKQTDGHSDGYTSLDSSTILPGSSGNNSKANTTGEDSSSSSSSSDAESIHSVHNDSDHSDCSGRSGRSGRH, encoded by the exons ATGGCTGGTGTCGAGaagccgccgctgccgatgCGGCTCGACAACAGCACGAGCCCGAAAGCCAACTTGACCTGCAACGAATACGACGCCTTCTCCTGtttcctcctcgacgaaaCACTCTGCTACTATCCGCTGGTCTTGCTGTTGGTGTtcatcgtctcggccgctACCTACAGCATCGTGACGGCGcccaaagaagaagatgaggcCAGCGCAGACGCTCAGGGCCCGGGCGGCAAACGGCTGCCCGTttcgaagaagaagaagcgccgTGGCGAGAACGACCCCGAACGCAAAAGATTCGGTGCCATTCTGTCCCCGACCTCCAGGACATGGCTCACGTGGatctccgccgccgtgttCCTCACGTTCGTCTCCAATGCCATTGCTCACTTCAGCTATGTAATGAAGGAGCTGGAAGGAGCCGTTCAGGGTGCTAAGGATTCGCGCTCTATGATC GTCTACCTCATTGCATCGCCAAACTTGTATCTCTACCTCCTCACCACGCTCATCGAATGGCACGAAGCCCCGACAATAGCTCACTTCGTCACCTGGTCTCTTGCTCTCATTGGCGAGCTGatcatctgcatctgcaccATTCTCGAGGTCACGAACCCTAAAGCCCCCAAGACGTCTCGGGTCGAGTCACCACAGCCGCACATTTCCAAGTGGGCCGTGGCAGATatcatcctcggcgccgttCGCATCGTTTTGATGATGCTCCTCGTTGGCATTTATGTCGCGGCTTGGTTCCGAAAACCCCAGCAAATGGAAGACAAGTTCGAGGAACAGCACTCATCGCAACGTGCGGAGGAGACGACGCCTTTGCTTAATGGCCACCGGATGTCGTACAGCAGTCAGAACGGGCGATCGGTTCGAACCTCGCGAAACGGGAGCACTGTCGGCAACACTAATGGCGCAGCCGAGGGTACCGCCGTAGCTAAGGACTGCAAAGAACCCGGCTTCTATCGACCCGACAAAGCACCCCACAAGAGCTGGTGGGAGTATGTCCGGAGCTACCAGGTCTTTTTCGAGTACCAATGGCCCAAGGGATCGCCGCACCTGCAGTTACTCTTCGCCATCTGCGTGGTCCTCTTACTCACGCAACGTGCCGTCAACGTCCTCGTCCCACTGGTTGTTGGTTGGCTGACTAGGGAGTTGACTCTCCAACAAGCCCCCTGGGCTGCTCTTGCCCTCCTCATCTTTCTTCGGCTACTGCAGGGGACGGGCATGCTTCTTGATGCGTTCCGTGCCATCCTATGGGTGCCAATTTCACAAAACTCTTATAGAGCTCTAACGTCAGCAGCCTTTGAGCACGTCCACTCCCTCAGCCTGGATTTCCATCTGGGGAAGCGAACCGGAGAAGTCCTCTCTGCCTTGAATAAAGGCGCATCGATCAATTCCTTCCTCGAGCAGGCGACGTTCTCGGTCTTACCCATGATTATCGATCTTGTCTTCGCCGTTTGCTTCTTTTGCTACTTTTTCGACGCAACCTACGGAGCCATCGTCAGTTGTTTGACATTCTGGTATTTGTTCCTGACCATTCGCATGGCACAAACCAGGGCAGATCAGCGACGAACTATGAGCAACGCCGacagagaggaagaagcagTGAAGAACGACTCGATCACTAGCTACGAGACGGTCAAGTACTTCAACGCCGAGGAATGGGAGTTTAAGCGCTATCGGAACGCGATTCAAGCCTACCAGGACGCCGAAAAGCAGGTCACTTGGGGGGCGAACCGGATGAACGTTATCCAGGCCTTCGTCTTCATGGTCGGATTCAGCGTGGTTATGATTTTTGGGGCCTACCAGGTGACACGTGGCGACATGGATGTCGGCCGTTTCCTGACCCTCATGACGCTTCTCAACCAGTTGCAGACGCCTCTTAACATCTTCGGGTCCTTCTACCGGACCATCCAACAGGCAATGATCTCGGGCGAACGCCTTTTGGAGCTGTTCAAGGTTAGACCCACCGTGGTTGACGCGTCGGGAGCCAGACCCTTGTCGGAATGCCATGGCAACATCCGATGGAACAAGGTTGCGTTCAACTACGACCCGAAGAATAAGGCACTCAAGGATCTCGACTTTGAATGCAAGCCCGGTACCACAACGGCGTTTGTGGGCGAATCCGGCGGTGGCAAGTCGACTGTTTTCCGCCTGATGTTTCGATACTACAATACCTCCTCCGGCAGCATCGAGATCGACGGCCAAGACGTCAAGGACCTTACTATCGATTCGGTCCGGCGTTTTATTGGAGTTGTTCCGCAGGACACCACTATGTTCAACGATACCCTGATGTATAATCTCAGATACGCCAACCAAGCCGCTACCGACGAAGAAGTCTTTGAAGCCTGCCGGGCCGCCAGCATTCACGATCGAATCATGTCCTTCCCGGATCAGTACAACACGAAGGTCGGCGAGCGTGGTCTCAAGCTCAGCGGTGGAGAGCGACAACGGGTCGCGATTGCGCGGACGATTCTCAAGAACCCTAAGATCATCATGCTTGACGAAGCCACATCGGCTCTCGATGCGCATACTGAGCAGCAGATCCAGGACAGACTGGGGCATCTCGGCCAGGGCCGGACATTGCTCATCATTGC GCACCGACTTTCCACCATCACGCATGCTGACCAGATCATCGTCCTTAACAATGGCACCATCGCTGAGAAGGGCACTCATGACCAACTGGTTGCTGCTAACGGACGGTACGCCTCAATGTGGGAGAGACAAGTGCAGGCAGaacgcgccgccgagaaggcccgTGCTGCTAGTAGGAAGGCACAGAAACTCCTTAGAAAGGCGAACATTGTCTCCAAGAAGCAGACGGACGGGCACTCGGACGGCTACACTAGCCTTGATTCGTCCACGATCCTGCCCGGCAGCTCAGGGAACAACTCAAAGGCCAACACCACCGGAGAGGATTCatccagctcctccagcagctctGATGCAGAGTCCATCCACAGTGTCCACAACGATTCGGACCATTCCGACTGCTCTGGTCGCTCTGGTCGCTCTGGTCGACATTAG
- a CDS encoding TLC domain-containing protein — MADSEPFPLLNTSVDQLHSVVDHSPNTSRTTTTTTTTTRRRKSSALGQDIRAGDTGPALATYGAIDGPITPTESTKRLSKRRRARGGLSRIRQAMTRHTYLVPALIVAITAALYAVKPNDSNPVHRFIFLSYRLPPDPANPGVPAQYGKGLWDIAFVSFYTVVLTFTREFVMQELLRPLARAAGIRSRGKQARFMEQMYTAIYFGCLGPAGLYVMSKTPVWYYNTRGMYEDFPHMTHEAGFKFYYLFQAAYWAQQAIVLLLGMEKPRKDFKELVGHHIVSLALIGLSYRFHFTYMGLAVYSTHDISDFFLATSKVLNYIDSPIVGPYFFLFMCVWIYLRHFINLKIILSLFTEYTTVGPFELNWATQQYKCTLSQYITLGLLASLQALNLFWLFYIFRIAYRFLRYDIAEDDRSDAEATDVDDETEKRRKKALADDKSNGRASGRSSSAPRARPANGHTK, encoded by the exons ATGGCCGATTCCGAACCATTCCCTCTTCTCAACACCTCCGTCGACCAATTGCactccgtcgtcgaccatTCCCCCAACACGTCTCgaacaacgacgacgacgacgacgacaacaagaCGACGAAAGTCTAGCGCACTTGGGCAAGATATCCGCGCCGGCGATACTGGTCCCGCGCTCGCAACCTACGGAGCTATCGACGGCCCCATCACGCCT ACTGAATCTACCAAACGCCTCTCAaaacgccgccgtgctcgcggcggcctctCTCGCATTCGTCAGGCCATGACTAGACACACGTACCTCGTGCCCGCCCTCATCGTCGCTATCACCGCCGCCCTTTATGCTGTCAAGCCCAACGATTCGAATCCCGTACATCGCTTCATCTTCCTCTCGTACCGCTTGCCGCCCGACCCTGCCAATCCTGGCGTCCCGGCTCAATATGGCAAAGGCCTCTGGGACATCGCCTTTGTGTCCTTTTACACGGTCGTCCTGACCTTTACTCGCGAATTTGTCATGCAGGAACTCTTACGACCATTGGCCCGTGCCGCTGGCATTCGATCCCGGGGCAAGCAGGCTCGCTTCATGGAGCAGATGTACACCGCCATCTACTTTGGATGCCTCGGTCCCGCTGGCTTATACGTAATGAGTAAGACGCCCGTCTGGTATTACAACACGCGTGGTATGTACGAGGACTTCCCGCACATGACCCACGAGGCCGGCTTCAAGTTCTACTATCTCTTCCAGGCGGCGTATTGGGCCCAGCAGGCAATCGTCTTGCTGCTGGGTATGGAGAAGCCCCGTAAGGACTTCAAGGAGCTGGTTGGCCATCATATTGTCAGTCTTGCCTTGATCGGCCTCAGCTACCGCTTCCACTTTACGTACATGGGATTAGCAGTATACTCGACACACGACATTAGCGATTTCTTCCTCGCA ACGTCCAAGGTTTTGAACTACATCGACTCGCCCATTGTTGGACCTTACTTTTTCCTCTTCATGTGTGTCTGGATTTACCTGCGCCATTTCATTAACCTCAAAAtcatcctctccctcttcacGGAGTACACCACTGTCGGACCTTTCGAGTTGAACTGGGCCACACAACAGTACAAGTGCACCCTTTCGCAGTACATCACTCTCGGTCTCCTCGCGTCCCTCCAAGCTTTGAACCTCTTTTGGCTGTTCTACATCTTTCGCATCGCGTACCGCTTCCTCCGCTACGACATTGCGGAAGACGACCGCAGCGACGCTGAAGCCAccgacgtcgatgacgaaaccgagaagaggaggaagaaagcCTTGGCCGACGACAAGAGCAATGGTCGCGCTTCCGGACGGAGCAGCAGTGCGCCCAGAGCCAGGCCTGCCAATGGTCATACGAAATAA